ATGCCGGAGTTAGCCATAAAAAGTACGCGCACGGTCACGCCAGAGGGCTTGCAAGCCGCCTTGGTTCTAGTAGAAGACGGCTGCATTCTGGACGTGGTACCCATCGATACGGCAGTAGATTGCCCCGTGCTGGACGTGCAAGACCTAGCCCTGCTGCCCGGCGTGATTGACCCGCACGTGCACATCAACGAGCCCGGCCGCACCGAGTGGGAAGGCTTCAACACAGCTACCTGTGCTGCCCTCGCTGGCGGCCTCACGACACTGGTGGACATGCCCCTGAACTCATCGCCAGTGACGACCTCCGTGGCTAACCTGGAGCAAAAGCTAGCTGCTACCCAAGGACAATTGCACACCAACTGCGGTTTTTGGGGCGGCATCGTGCCGGGCAATGCAGGCGAAGTGGAAGGACTGATTGCCCGCGGCGTGCTCGGGTTCAAAGCCTTCCTGACCCACTCCGGCATTGATGATTTCCCGAACGCCACCGAGCAGGACCTGCGGCAAGTGATGCCAATTCTCGCCCGCCACGGCTTGCCATTGCTGGTGCACTGCGAATTGACGATCGATGACGACACCTGGAAGTTAGGTGATAAACGCTCTTATCAGAACTACCTAGCTTCCCGGCCGAAGAGTTGGGAAGATGACGCTGTAGCCCTCATGATTCGGCTGTGCGAGGAGTACAATTGCCCCACGCACATTGTGCATTTGTCGTCGGCTAACTCCATTGCGCCGATTGCTGCCGCGAAGGCCAAAGGCTTGCCGCTGACAGTTGAGACGGGTCAGCACTACTTGTTTTTCAGCGCCGAAGACATCCAAGACGGCCAAACGCAGTTCAAGTGCGCTCCTCCGATTCGTGAGAAAGCCAACAATGACCAGCTTTGGGAAGCCCTGCAAGCCGGCATCATCGACTTCGTAGCCACTGACCACTCCCCCGCCCCACCCGATTTGAAGCAACTCGAAAGCGGCGACTTCACCACGGCTTGGGGCGGTATTGCCTCGCTCCAACTCGCCCTCCCTGTGCTCTGGACCGCCGCCCAGCAGCGCGGCGCCACGCTCCCCGACCTAGCTCGTTGGTTGAGTGAGAACCCGGCGAAGCTCATTGGCCAAGCACACCGCAAAGGCAAAATCGCGAAAGGCTATGATGCTGACCTTCTTGTGCTGGATGCCGACCAATCATTCCAGGTTACAGCTGACCTGATTCACCACAAACACAACGTGTCGCCTTATATTGGGCAAGAGCTACGCGGCGTGGTGGAGCAAACCTTTCTGAAGGGCAAGCCCGTGTACCAGCGTCCGACGTTCGTGCAACTCAATCAAGGCGAAATAATCACCCATTTCTAAAGGGCAGACGTCAGTTCCCGCAGAGGGCGCAGTGTTCGCGCAGAAGACGCAGAGGCCCGTTGAACGACTCAGCGCCCTCTGCGGGAACACTGCGCCCTCTGCGGGAACCCGGCTCCCACACAACCTAAGTGAATACTCACGAAACCCGCGCCGCCCACATCATGCGGCGCATCCAAGAGCTAGCCACCATCAGCGAAGACACGCAGGGCATCACGCGCACCTTCGGCACGCCAGCATTTGTGGCCGGCCGCGACCTAGTGCAAAGCTGGATGCAAGCCGCCGGCCTAGCTGTGCGCGTCGACAGCATTGGCAACCTGCGCGTCCGCTTAACGAGCAAGAACCTCACGGCCAAAACCTTCGTGCTAGCCTCCCACATCGATACAGTGGTGAATGCTGGCAAATTCGACGGTCCGCTTGGGGTGCTGCTTGGGCTGGATATGCTGGAGCAACTCATGCAGCAGCAAGTGCAGCTACCATTCCACCTGGAGCTGATTGCCTTCAGCGACGAGGAAGGTGTGCGCTATCATACCACCTACCTAGGTAGCAAAGTGGTAACGGGCGCATTTGATCAGAGCCTGCTGCAACGGCGAGACGCCAAGGGCATTACGCTCGCTGAGGCCATCACCACGATGGGTGGCAACGTGGAGCAGCTAGCTTCCGACGCCATTCCGGCGGCTGACTGGCTCGGGTACTTTGAGGTGCACATTGAGCAAGGCCCGGTGCTGTGGGAGCGGGATATTCCGGTGGCGGTAGTGACGGCTATTGCCGGGCAGCAGCGCGTGGAGGTCACCTTCCAAGGCATGGCCGGCCACGCTGGCACGGTGCCTATGGATATGCGCCAAGACGCCCTAGCTGGTGCCGCAGAGTTCGTGCTGGCCGTGGAGCAGTTTGGCCTCGCGCACAAGGAGAACATTGTCGCCACTGTAGGCAAGCTGGACGTGCGCAATGCCGCCAGCAACGTCATTCCCGGCGAAGTGACGTGCAGCCTCGACCTACGCAGCGCCGATGCCACTCGCCTTGCTTCTGCCTACGACGCGCTGTACGCCACAACCGAGGGCATTGTGCGCAGCCGTAACCTCGTTCTGCGCTGGGAGCTTATCCAGTACACCGCGCCCATCACGTGCGACACCGCGTTAAATAAAAAGCTCGCCCAAGCCATCACCGAATCAGGCCACGAAGTTGTGTCGCTGGTGAGCGGGGCCGGCCACGATGCCGTACCCATTTCGGTAGTTTCGCCCGCTACGATGATGTTTGTGCGCTGCTTCAAGGGCATCAGCCATAATCCGCTGGAAAATGTGGAGGAGCGCGACCTAGCTGCCACCTTGCAAGTCGTCGACCGTTTTCTTTCCTCACTCATTTCCTCTTAATTGTCTGTCCGAGCTGGGCGAGGAAAATAGGTAACGAATCTAGGTACCAGCTCCAGATTCCTCGCCCGGCTCGGAATAACAGTCCTGTTTAAGCCCATCCCATGGAAATTTCTGCCCTCACCCGCTCCGTCGTCAAGCGCAACCACGCCGTCATCAGCCCCGATGGCTACGTCAACAGCAACGTACCCGGCTGGACCAACTGCACGGTCAACGTCATTATTAACGAGCAGATGGGCGCCCGCTTGTGCCAAACCATCGTCACGCTGCGCGAAGGCGGTCGGCTGGAGGGCAAGACCATAGCTTCACAAATCTTCTTCTACGTGGTGGAAGGTCAGATTGAGGTCAGCGTAGCGAGCGAACAGAAGACGCTGTCCAAGAACCAGTTCGTATACGTGCCGATTGATAAGGAATACCTGTTCCAGAATCCCACCGAAGGCACGCAACTCTTGACTTTCCATAAAGTGTACGAGCCGCTGGAAAGC
This Hymenobacter sp. GOD-10R DNA region includes the following protein-coding sequences:
- the allB gene encoding allantoinase AllB, producing the protein MPELAIKSTRTVTPEGLQAALVLVEDGCILDVVPIDTAVDCPVLDVQDLALLPGVIDPHVHINEPGRTEWEGFNTATCAALAGGLTTLVDMPLNSSPVTTSVANLEQKLAATQGQLHTNCGFWGGIVPGNAGEVEGLIARGVLGFKAFLTHSGIDDFPNATEQDLRQVMPILARHGLPLLVHCELTIDDDTWKLGDKRSYQNYLASRPKSWEDDAVALMIRLCEEYNCPTHIVHLSSANSIAPIAAAKAKGLPLTVETGQHYLFFSAEDIQDGQTQFKCAPPIREKANNDQLWEALQAGIIDFVATDHSPAPPDLKQLESGDFTTAWGGIASLQLALPVLWTAAQQRGATLPDLARWLSENPAKLIGQAHRKGKIAKGYDADLLVLDADQSFQVTADLIHHKHNVSPYIGQELRGVVEQTFLKGKPVYQRPTFVQLNQGEIITHF
- a CDS encoding allantoate amidohydrolase; translation: MNTHETRAAHIMRRIQELATISEDTQGITRTFGTPAFVAGRDLVQSWMQAAGLAVRVDSIGNLRVRLTSKNLTAKTFVLASHIDTVVNAGKFDGPLGVLLGLDMLEQLMQQQVQLPFHLELIAFSDEEGVRYHTTYLGSKVVTGAFDQSLLQRRDAKGITLAEAITTMGGNVEQLASDAIPAADWLGYFEVHIEQGPVLWERDIPVAVVTAIAGQQRVEVTFQGMAGHAGTVPMDMRQDALAGAAEFVLAVEQFGLAHKENIVATVGKLDVRNAASNVIPGEVTCSLDLRSADATRLASAYDALYATTEGIVRSRNLVLRWELIQYTAPITCDTALNKKLAQAITESGHEVVSLVSGAGHDAVPISVVSPATMMFVRCFKGISHNPLENVEERDLAATLQVVDRFLSSLISS
- the allE gene encoding (S)-ureidoglycine aminohydrolase, encoding MEISALTRSVVKRNHAVISPDGYVNSNVPGWTNCTVNVIINEQMGARLCQTIVTLREGGRLEGKTIASQIFFYVVEGQIEVSVASEQKTLSKNQFVYVPIDKEYLFQNPTEGTQLLTFHKVYEPLESYAVPGVFFGEKDDSKAPIFMNDEALRIQELLPNELGFDMAVNIFTYDLGGHLPMVETHIMEHGLLYLQGQAVYMLDHEWYPVKKGDSIWMAPYCQQWATTMGKEPSVYIYYKNVNRFPTVV